The Callospermophilus lateralis isolate mCalLat2 chromosome 3, mCalLat2.hap1, whole genome shotgun sequence genome has a segment encoding these proteins:
- the Adnp gene encoding activity-dependent neuroprotector homeobox protein isoform X2 yields MPKSYEALVQHVIEDHERIGYQVTAMIGHTNVVVPRSKPLMLIAPKPQEKKGMGLPPRIGALASGNVRSLPSQQMVNRLSIPKPNLNSTGVNMMSNVHLQQNNYGVKSVGQGYGVGQSMRLGLGGNAPVSIPQQSQSVKQLLPSGNGRSYGLGTEQRSQAPARYSLQAANASSLSSGQLKSPSLSQSQASRVLGQSSSKPPAAATGPPPANTSATQKWKICTICNELFPENVYSVHFEKEHKAEKVPAVANYIMKIHNFTSKCLYCNRYLPTDTLLNHMLIHGLSCPYCRSTFNDVEKMAAHMRMVHIDEEMGPKTDSTLSFDLTLQQGSHTNIHLLVTTYNLRDAPAESVAYHAQNNPPVPPKPQPKVQEKADIPVKSSPQAAVPYKKDVGKTLCPLCFSILKGPISDALAHHLRERHQVIQTVHPVEKKLTYKCIHCLGVYTSNMTASTITLHLVHCRGVGKTQNGQDKTNAPSRLNQSPGLAPVKRTYEQMEFPLLKKRKLDEDSDSPGCFEEKPEEPVVLALDPKGHEDDSYEARKSFLTKYFNKQPYPTRREIEKLAASLWLWKSDIASHFSNKRKKCVRDCEKYKPGVLLGFNMKELNKVKHEMDFDAEWLFENHDEKDSRVNASKTVDKKLNLGKEDDSSSDSFENLEEDSNRSGSPFDPVFEVEPKIPNDNPEEHVPKIIPEDALESDEKLDQKEEDGSKYETVHLTEEPAKLMRDASDSEVDQDDVVEWKDGASPSESGPGSQQLSDFEDNTCEVKPGTWSDESSQSEDARSSKPAAKKKAPVQGDREQLKWKNSSYGKVEGFWSKDQSQWKNTPENSERLPNPQIEWQNSTIDSEDGEQFDNMTDGVAEPMHGSLTGVKLSSQQA; encoded by the coding sequence ATGCCAAAGTCCTATGAAGCTTTGGTACAACATGTCATCGAAGACCACGAACGCATAGGCTATCAGGTCACTGCCATGATCGGACACACAAATGTGGTGGTTCCCCGATCCAAACCCTTGATGCTAATTGCTCCCAAACCTCAAGAGAAAAAGGGCATGGGACTCCCACCAAGAATTGGTGCCCTTGCTTCTGGAAATGTCCGGTCTTTACCATCACAGCAGATGGTGAATCGACTGTCAATACCAAAGCCTAACTTAAATTCCACAGGAGTCAACATGATGTCCAATGTTCACCTGCAGCAGAATAACTATGGAGTCAAGTCTGTAGGCCAGGGCTATGGCGTTGGTCAATCAATGAGACTGGGTCTAGGTGGCAATGCACCAGTTTCCATCCCTCAGCAGTCTCAGTCTGTGAAACAGTTACTCCCAAGTGGAAATGGAAGATCTTATGGCCTTGGGACAGAGCAGAGGTCCCAGGCACCAGCAAGATACTCCCTACAGGCCGCTAATGCCTCTTCTCTCTCATCAGGCCAGTTAAAGTCTCCTTCCCTCTCCCAGTCACAGGCCTCCAGAGTATTAGGTCAGTCCAGTTCCAAACCTCCTGCAGCTGCCACAGGTCCCCCTCCAGCCAATACTTCTGCAACTCAAAAGTGGAAAATTTGTACAATCTGTAATGAGCTTTTTCCTGAAAATGTCTATAGTGTGCACttcgaaaaagaacataaagctgAGAAAGTCCCAGCAGTGGCCAACTACATTATGAAGATACACaattttactagcaaatgcctcTACTGTAATCGCTATTTGCCCACAGACACCTTGCTCAACCATATGTTAATTCATGGTCTGTCTTGTCCATACTGCCGGTCAACTTTCAATGACGTGGAAAAGATGGCTGCACACATGCGAATGGTTCACATAGACGAAGAGATGGGACCTAAAACGGATTCTACTTTGAGTTTTGATTTGACATTGCAGCAAGGAAGTCACACTAACATCCATCTCCTGGTAACCACCTATAACCTGAGGGATGCCCCCGCTGAGTCTGTTGCTTACCATGCCCAGAATAACCCTCCAGTTCCTCCAAAGCCACAACCAAAAGTTCAGGAAAAGGCAGATATCCCTGTCAAAAGTTCACCTCAAGCTGCAGTGCCCTATAAGAAAGATGTTGGAAAAACCCTTTGCCCTCTTTGCTTTTCAATCCTGAAAGGACCCATATCTGATGCACTTGCACATCATTTACGAGAGAGGCACCAGGTTATTCAGACGGTTCATCCAGTGGAGAAAAAGCTCACCTACAAATGCATCCACTGCCTGGGTGTGTATACCAGCAACATGACCGCCTCAACTATCACTCTACATCTGGTGCACTGCAGGGGTGTCGGAAAGACCCAGAACGGCCAGGATAAGACGAACGCACCCTCTCGGCTTAATCAGTCTCCAGGCCTGGCACCTGTGAAGCGCACCTATGAGCAAATGGAGTTTCCCTTGCTGAAGAAACGAAAGTTGGATGAAGACAGTGATTCACCCGGCTGCTTTGAAGAGAAGCCTGAAGAGCCTGTCGTTTTAGCTTTAGACCCCAAGGGTCACGAAGATGATTCCTATGAAGCCAGAAAAAGCTTtctaacaaagtatttcaacaaaCAGCCCTATCCCACCAGGAGAGAAATTGAGAAGTTGGCAGCCAGCTTGTGGTTGTGGAAGAGCGACATTGCATCCCATTTTAGTAACAAACGGAAGAAGTGTGTTCGTGATTGTGAAAAGTACAAGCCTGGGGTGTTGCTTGGATTTAACATGAAAGAATTAAATAAAGTCAAACATGAGATGGATTTTGACGCGGAGTGGCTGTTTGAAAATCATGATGAGAAGGATTCCAGAGTCAATGCTAGTAAGACTGTTGACAAAAAGCTTAACCTTGGGAAGGAGGATGACAGTTCCTCAGATAGTTTTGAAAATTTAGAAGAAGACTCCAATAGAAGTGGTAGCCCTTTTGATCCTGTTTTTGAAGTTGAGCCTAAAATCCCTAATGATAACCCAGAGGAGCATGTACCGAAGATAATTCCTGAGGATGCTTTAGAATCTGATGAGAAGCTAGACCAAAAAGAGGAGGATGGTTCAAAATATGAAACTGTTCATTTGACTGAGGAGCCAGCCAAACTCATGCGGGACGCCTCTGACAGTGAGGTCGACCAAGACGATGTGGTTGAGTGGAAGGACGGGGCCTCGCCCTCTGAGAGTGGGCCTGGCTCCCAGCAGTTGTCGGACTTCGAGGATAACACTTGTGAGGTAAAACCAGGAACCTGGTCTGATGAATCTTCCCAGAGTGAAGATGCCAGGAGCAGTAAGCCAGCTGCCAAAAAAAAGGCTCCAGTGCAAGGTGACAGAGAGCAGTTGAAGTGGAAGAATAGTTCCTATGGAAAAGTGGAAGGGTTTTGGTCCAAGGACCAGTCACAGTGGAAGAACACACCAGAGAACAGTGAGCGCTTACCTAACCCCCAAATTGAGTGGCAGAATAGCACAATTGACAGTGAGGACGGGGAGCAGTTTGACAATATGACTGATGGAGTAGCTGAGCCGATGCACGGCAGCTTAACCGGAGTTAAACTGAGCAGCCAGCAGGCATGA